The following coding sequences lie in one Populus trichocarpa isolate Nisqually-1 chromosome 14, P.trichocarpa_v4.1, whole genome shotgun sequence genomic window:
- the LOC112324044 gene encoding uncharacterized protein LOC112324044, with protein sequence MLYHKKGFVFFLRKKYTGVGSDLDPGQFMFRRKKATFKVVVHGISEENPHTVNLPHKALCQKLQGDANRREGERLDMHRKASLLVFLKSAILSSDGLIFMQQDICV encoded by the exons ATGCTCTATCACAAGaagggatttgttttttttttaagaaaaaagtatACAGGAGTCGGCTCTGATTTGGATCCAGGACAGTTCATGTTCAGAAGGAAGAAGGCAACATTCAAGGTTGTTGTTCATGGCATTTCAGAAGAAAATCCTCATACAGTCAACCTTCCACACAAG GCTCTTTGCCAGAAATTGCAAGGAGATGCAAACCGGCGTGAGGGGGAGAGACTAGACATGCATCGAAAGGCCTCGCTG CTGGTTTTTCTGAAGTCAGCAATCCTGAGCAGTGATGGGTTGATATTTATGCAACAAGATATTTGTGTGTGA
- the LOC7464928 gene encoding uncharacterized protein LOC7464928 isoform X1, whose product MSSNNPTEIIRSPEKWESRFEEEEEEVEKLEKLETEVKQMAKKILEYRTTLPDQLKTTVASLLSSQRPVLRHFDSGSDPGSSGELNPDSGGQDTSSRAALLTEEDRKTAEKTHLLKEKISSNVSAMPVVLKRMEDCISKIDKLYSYNGSIHPAFKKKRTS is encoded by the exons ATGTCGTCTAACAATCCGACCGAAATCATTCGGAGCCCTGAAAAATGGGAATCCAGATtcgaagaagaagaggaggaggtggAGAAATTGGAAAAGCTGGAGACAGAAGTGAAGCAAATGGCAAAGAAGATTCTGGAATACAGAACCACTTTACCGGATCAACTCAAAACTACTGTCGCTTCGCTTCTTTCCTCGCAACGACCCGTTTTACGGCATTTCGATTCAGGGTCGGATCCTGGATCCTCCGGTGAACTTAACCCAG ATTCAGGAGGACAGGACACATCCAGTAGAGCAGCATTACTAACAGAAGAGGACCGAAAGACTGCCGAGAAAACACATTTGTTGAAAGAGAAAATTTCCAGCAATGTCTCTGCTATGCCTGTAGTTTTAAAGAGGATGGAAGATTGTATTTCTAAGATTGACAAACTATATTCCTACAATGGAAGCATACATCCGGCGTTTAAAAAGAAGCGGACTAGCTGA
- the LOC7464928 gene encoding uncharacterized protein LOC7464928 isoform X2 yields the protein MSSNNPTEIIRSPEKWESRFEEEEEEVEKLEKLETEVKQMAKKILEYRTTLPDQLKTTVASLLSSQRPVLRHFDSGSDPGSSGELNPALTIS from the exons ATGTCGTCTAACAATCCGACCGAAATCATTCGGAGCCCTGAAAAATGGGAATCCAGATtcgaagaagaagaggaggaggtggAGAAATTGGAAAAGCTGGAGACAGAAGTGAAGCAAATGGCAAAGAAGATTCTGGAATACAGAACCACTTTACCGGATCAACTCAAAACTACTGTCGCTTCGCTTCTTTCCTCGCAACGACCCGTTTTACGGCATTTCGATTCAGGGTCGGATCCTGGATCCTCCGGTGAACTTAACCCAG CATTGACCATATCATAA
- the LOC7496965 gene encoding F-box/kelch-repeat protein SKIP4 — translation MEENQMSLICGLPDDIALSCLARVPRKYHAVLKCVSKRWREFVCSDELYDYRRMHSLSETWIYALCCDKYGKIWFYVVDPNESQRRWKCVPGLPARALNKMGMGFEVLGKKVYLLGGGGWLEATNEAFCYDVSRNSWTQVASLSTARYDSACQVYDGKIYAIGGLASTSNDPYSWDIFYPRTNSWEFHSNDCAVPEVEDCVVLDGKIYIRCQASASTMSSPFYAVVYEPSSGMWQRADADMVSGWQGPAIVVDGTLYVLDQSSGTKLMMWQKDKREWVVVKRLSTLLTKPPCQLAAIGKKLFIVGRGLSTVVLDTSQTGSVEGAMVGTSIPGLITADKVLNCKCQTL, via the exons ATGGAAGAGAATCAAATGTCGCTGATATGTGGGCTTCCAGATGACATAGCTCTTTCTTGCTTGGCGAGAGTGCCCCGGAAGTACCATGCGGTATTAAAGTGTGTTTCCAAGAGATGGAGAGAATTCGTGTGCAGTGATGAGCTCTATGATTATCGTAGAATGCATAGTTTAAGTGAGACTTGGATATATGCTTTATGTTGTGACAAGTATGGGAAGATATGGTTTTATGTAGTGGACCCTAATGAATCACAGAGGCGTTGGAAGTGTGTTCCAGGTCTTCCAGCTCGTGCTTTGAATAAAATGGGTATGGGATTTGAAGTTTTAGGAAAAAAGGTTTACTTGTTGGGTGGTGGTGGTTGGTTGGAAGCTACTAATGAAGCCTTCTGCTATGATGTTTCAAGGAATTCATGGACTCAAGTTGCTTCCTTGTCGACTGCTAG GTACGATTCTGCTTGTCAAGTTTATGATGGGAAAATATATGCCATTGGTGGGTTAGCATCAACAAGCAATGATCCATATTCTTGGGACATTTTTTATCCCCGTACAAATAGCTGGGAATTTCATTCCAATGACTGCGCTGTTCCTGAAGTTGAAGATTGCGTAGTCTTGGATGGGAAGATTTATATCCGCTGCCAAGCTTCTGCTTCTACCATGTCTTCTCCTTTCTATGCAGTCGTTTACGAACCTTCAAGTGGCATGTGGCAGCGTGCAGATGCTGATATGGTGTCAGGCTGGCAAGGTCCAGCGATTGTTGTGGACGGCACACTTTATGTGTTGGATCAGAGTTCAGGGACCAAGCTGATGATGTGGCAGAAGGATAAAAGGGAATGGGTGGTAGTTAAGAGGCTGTCAACACTGCTTACAAAACCACCTTGCCAACTGGCAGCGATTGGGAAGAAGTTATTTATCGTAGGAAGGGGACTCAGCACGGTTGTGTTGGATACCAGCCAAACTGGAAGTGTGGAGGGAGCTATGGTTGGTACATCCATACCTGGACTAATCACTGCTGATAAAGTGCTCAATTGTAAATGTCAAACACTTTGA
- the LOC7464929 gene encoding acyl-CoA hydrolase 2, whose protein sequence is MDIESATEFLGGVPLLQRLPSSSLKKIAELVIVKRYEEGQYIIRQGEVGEGIYFIWKGEAQVCGTVNEEEEGRPEFQLQRYDYFGDGLSASVQQADVIALTELICLVLPHDQCTLLRPKSIWNADKTLDSCPLVESILHLESIEVNIFQGITLPDAPRFGKVFGGQFVGQALAAASKTVDCFKLVHSLHAYFLLIGDLDMPIIYQVQRIRDGKSFATRKVDAIQKGNIVFTLMASFQKEEHGFVHQLAQMPAVPEPELLLSMEELREKRLTDPLLPRSYRNKVAAKEFVPWPMEIRFCEPNTNTNQTKSPPSLKYWLRAKGKLSDDQALHRCVVAYASDLIFLQVSVNPHRARGLKPSAVSLDHTMWFHRPFRADEWLLFAIVSPAAYNARGFVVGEMFNRKGEHIVSVTQEGLLRTFATTNSARNPTTASKL, encoded by the exons ATGGACATCGAATCAG CTACGGAGTTCTTAGGAGGTGTTCCTCTGCTACAGAGGTTGCCTAGCTCGTCTCTCAAGAAAATCGCGGAGCTCGTTATTGTTAAACGCTATG AGGAAGGACAGTATATTATTCGTCAGGGAGAAGTTGGGGAAGGAATCTATTTTATATGGAAAGGGGAG GCACAAGTCTGTGGAACAGTAAATGAAGAGGAAGAGGGTCGTCCTGAGTTTCAATTGCAGCGATATGATTACTTTGGTGATG GTTTGTCTGCGTCTGTTCAGCAGGCAGATGTAATTGCTTTGACTGAG CTAATTTGCTTAGTGCTACCTCATGATCAATGCACTTTGCTCCGACCAAAATCTATATGGAATGCAGACAAGACACTCGACTCCTGCCCCCTTGTGGAGAGCATATTGCATTTGGAGTCAATAGAA GTGAATATATTCCAGGGCATTACTCTGCCAGATGCCCCACGATTTGGAAAGGTCTTTGGAGGACAGTTTGTTGGACAG GCATTGGCTGCAGCATCAAAAACAGTTGATTGCTTTAAACTTGTTCATAGCTTGCAtgcttattttcttcttattgggGATCTTGACA TGCCAATTATATACCAAGTTCAACGAATACGCGATGGGAAAAGCTTTGCTACCCGAAAAGTTGATGCAATACAAAAAGGAAATATCGTATTCACATTGATGGCTTCATTTCAG aaAGAAGAACACGGGTTTGTCCACCAGCTAGCACAGATGCCAGCTGTGCCTGAACCAGAGCTG CTTTTGTCAATGGAAGAGCTGCGTGAGAAACGTCTAACTGATCCTCTTCTTCCAAG GAGCTATCGCAACAAGGTTGCTGCAAAAGAATTTGTCCCTTGGCCAATGGAAATAAGGTTTTGTGAGCCCAACACTAACACTAATCAGACAAAATCTCCTCCAAG CCTGAAGTACTGGCTTAGAGCAAAAGGGAAACTTTCAGATGATCAGGCATTGCATAG ATGTGTAGTGGCATATGCTTCTGATCTCATATTTCTTCAAGTTAGTGTGAATCCCCACCGTGCTAGGGGTTTGAAGCCGTCTGCAGTTAGTCTAGATCACAC GATGTGGTTCCATAGGCCTTTTAGAGCTGATGAGTGGTTATTATTTGCG ATTGTGAGCCCTGCTGCCTATAATGCTCGAGGCTTTGTAGTTGGTGAAATGTTCAATAGAAAAGGAGAG CACATTGTGTCAGTAACTCAAGAAGGGCTTCTTAGAACATTCGCAACAACAAATTCAGCCAGAAATCCAACCACTGCCTCGAAGCTTTAG
- the LOC7494078 gene encoding uncharacterized protein LOC7494078 yields the protein MDREGRMICLKDIVPAAENNINTQFIVLDKGKKILEGQNKTCLALVADETASVHFQFWGDECDAFEPGDIIHLANGIFSYNRNNSIVLRAGRRGAIKKVGEFTMVFVETPNMSEITWVPDPNRPNKYMQDSVISSHSRVFPPLP from the coding sequence ATGGATAGAGAAGGAAGGATGATCTGTCTAAAAGACATAGTGCCTGCAGCTGAAAACAACATTAACACACAGTTTATAGTTTTGGACAAAggcaaaaaaatattggaagggCAGAACAAGACCTGCTTGGCACTTGTGGCTGACGAGACTGCCTCAGTTCACTTCCAATTCTGGGGTGATGAGTGTGATGCATTCGAGCCAGGTGACATAATCcatttggctaatggcatctttTCTTACAACAGGAACAACAGTATTGTTTTGAGAGCTGGCAGGAGAGGAGCTATAAAGAAGGTGGGAGAATTCACCATGGTTTTTGTGGAGACCCCGAATATGAGTGAGATTACTTGGGTTCCAGACCCCAATCGTCCCAACAAGTATATGCAGGATTCTGTTATTTCCTCACATTCCCGTGTCTTTCCTCCATTACCTTGA
- the LOC7494079 gene encoding uncharacterized protein LOC7494079 isoform X3, with amino-acid sequence MSILCGVPILECVYCLGCARWLWKKCLYSAGHESENWGLATAEEFAPVPRLCRLILSVYEDDLRNPLWAPPGGYGINPDWVVVKRTYEDTGGCAAPYMIYLDHDNADVVLAIRGLNLAKESDYAVLLDNKLGQTKFDGGYVHNGLLKAAKWVFDTECELLRDLVEMNPDYRLTFAGHSLGAGIVSLIVMHAVQNRDRLGNIERKRIRCFAMAPARCVSLNLAVRYADVINSIVLQDDFLPRTTTVLEDVYKSIFCLPCLLCLMCLKDTCTLEEKMLKDPTRLYAPGRLYHIVERKPFRIGRFPPVVRTAVPVDGRFEHLVLSCNATSDHAIIWLERESQRALDIFRACLSSFSKRKKMKENLGLSS; translated from the exons ATGTCAATCCTCTGTGGCGTTCCAATCCTTGAATGCGTGTACTGCCTTGGCTGTGCTCGTTGGCTTTGGAAAAAATGCCTATACTCTGCTGGTCATGAAAGTGAGAACTGGGGCTTAGCCACAGCTGAAGAATTTGCGCCTGTGCCTCGCCTTTGTCGCCTAATCCTATCTGTCTATGAAGATGATCTTCGAAACCCACTTTGGGCGCCGCCGGGAGGCTATGGTATTAATCCTGACTGGGTAGTTGTAAAGAGAACTTATGAAGATACAGGGGGGTGTGCTGCTCCTTACATGATTTACCTTGATCATGATAATGCTGATGTAGTGTTGGCTATTAGGGGGCTTAATTTGGCGAAGGAAAGTGACTATGCAGTTTTACTTGATAATAAATTGGGGCAGACCAAGTTTGATGGTGGTTATGTGCATAATGGGCTATTGAAAGCAGCAAAGTGGGTTTTTGATACAGAGTGTGAGCTTTTGAGGGATTTGGTTGAGATGAATCCAGATTATAGGTTGACTTTTGCTGGACATTCATTAGGTGCAGGGATAGTGTCGCTGATAGTAATGCACGCTGTCCAAAATCGGGATAGATTGGGGAACATTGAGAGGAAGAGGATCAGATGCTTTGCCATGGCTCCTGCTAGGTGTGTGTCACTGAATTTGGCTGTGAGATATGCTGATGTTATCAATTCTATCGTGCTTCAG GATGATTTCTTACCTCGGACGACCACTGTTCTGGAAGATGTTTACAAATCGATTTTCTG CTTGCCTTGTCTGTTATGCCTAATGTGCTTGAAGGATACTTGCACTCTTGAGGAGAAGATGCTTAAGGATCCAACACGGCTATATGCACCAGGACGGCTATACCATATTGTCGAGAGAAAGCCCTTCAG GATAGGAAGATTTCCACCAGTTGTCAGAACAGCAGTCCCTGTGGATGGGCGCTTTGAGCACCTAGTTCTTTCATGCAATGCGACTTCTGATCATGCCATTATCTGGTTGGAGAGGGAATCTCAAAGGGCTCTTGAT ATTTTTAGAGCTTGCTTGTCCAGCTTctcaaagaggaaaaaaatgaaagaaaacctTGGTTTATCCAGTTGA
- the LOC7494079 gene encoding uncharacterized protein LOC7494079 isoform X1 codes for MSILCGVPILECVYCLGCARWLWKKCLYSAGHESENWGLATAEEFAPVPRLCRLILSVYEDDLRNPLWAPPGGYGINPDWVVVKRTYEDTGGCAAPYMIYLDHDNADVVLAIRGLNLAKESDYAVLLDNKLGQTKFDGGYVHNGLLKAAKWVFDTECELLRDLVEMNPDYRLTFAGHSLGAGIVSLIVMHAVQNRDRLGNIERKRIRCFAMAPARCVSLNLAVRYADVINSIVLQDDFLPRTTTVLEDVYKSIFCLPCLLCLMCLKDTCTLEEKMLKDPTRLYAPGRLYHIVERKPFRIGRFPPVVRTAVPVDGRFEHLVLSCNATSDHAIIWLERESQRALDLMLEKDRIMEIPAQQRMQRQESLAREHNEEYEAALRRAVALEIPQAAYSSSYGTFAEVEKGEGSGSSSGARSSLLSFKRMRERWDNFIERLFDVDESGRMVFKKSST; via the exons ATGTCAATCCTCTGTGGCGTTCCAATCCTTGAATGCGTGTACTGCCTTGGCTGTGCTCGTTGGCTTTGGAAAAAATGCCTATACTCTGCTGGTCATGAAAGTGAGAACTGGGGCTTAGCCACAGCTGAAGAATTTGCGCCTGTGCCTCGCCTTTGTCGCCTAATCCTATCTGTCTATGAAGATGATCTTCGAAACCCACTTTGGGCGCCGCCGGGAGGCTATGGTATTAATCCTGACTGGGTAGTTGTAAAGAGAACTTATGAAGATACAGGGGGGTGTGCTGCTCCTTACATGATTTACCTTGATCATGATAATGCTGATGTAGTGTTGGCTATTAGGGGGCTTAATTTGGCGAAGGAAAGTGACTATGCAGTTTTACTTGATAATAAATTGGGGCAGACCAAGTTTGATGGTGGTTATGTGCATAATGGGCTATTGAAAGCAGCAAAGTGGGTTTTTGATACAGAGTGTGAGCTTTTGAGGGATTTGGTTGAGATGAATCCAGATTATAGGTTGACTTTTGCTGGACATTCATTAGGTGCAGGGATAGTGTCGCTGATAGTAATGCACGCTGTCCAAAATCGGGATAGATTGGGGAACATTGAGAGGAAGAGGATCAGATGCTTTGCCATGGCTCCTGCTAGGTGTGTGTCACTGAATTTGGCTGTGAGATATGCTGATGTTATCAATTCTATCGTGCTTCAG GATGATTTCTTACCTCGGACGACCACTGTTCTGGAAGATGTTTACAAATCGATTTTCTG CTTGCCTTGTCTGTTATGCCTAATGTGCTTGAAGGATACTTGCACTCTTGAGGAGAAGATGCTTAAGGATCCAACACGGCTATATGCACCAGGACGGCTATACCATATTGTCGAGAGAAAGCCCTTCAG GATAGGAAGATTTCCACCAGTTGTCAGAACAGCAGTCCCTGTGGATGGGCGCTTTGAGCACCTAGTTCTTTCATGCAATGCGACTTCTGATCATGCCATTATCTGGTTGGAGAGGGAATCTCAAAGGGCTCTTGAT TTGATGCTGGAGAAAGATCGGATCATGGAAATTCCAGCACAACAGCGGATGCAGCGGCAGGAGTCTCTTGCACGTGAGCACAATGAAGAGTATGAGGCAGCACTTCGGAGAGCTGTTGCTTTGGAAATCCCACAGGCAGCCTACTCATCTTCGTATGGAACATTTGCCGAAGTGGAAAAGGGGGAGGGTTCTGGCAGCTCAAGTGGGGCACGTTCATCACTGTTGTCATTTAAGAGAATGAGGGAACGCTGGGACAACTTTATAGAGCGTCTTTTTGATGTGGATGAATCTGGTCGAATGGTGTTCAAGAAGTCTTCCACATAG
- the LOC7494079 gene encoding uncharacterized protein LOC7494079 isoform X2, whose translation MSILCGVPILECVYCLGCARWLWKKCLYSAGHESENWGLATAEEFAPVPRLCRLILSVYEDDLRNPLWAPPGGYGINPDWVVVKRTYEDTGGCAAPYMIYLDHDNADVVLAIRGLNLAKESDYAVLLDNKLGQTKFDGGYVHNGLLKAAKWVFDTECELLRDLVEMNPDYRLTFAGHSLGAGIVSLIVMHAVQNRDRLGNIERKRIRCFAMAPARMISYLGRPLFWKMFTNRFSGKRYLPCLLCLMCLKDTCTLEEKMLKDPTRLYAPGRLYHIVERKPFRIGRFPPVVRTAVPVDGRFEHLVLSCNATSDHAIIWLERESQRALDLMLEKDRIMEIPAQQRMQRQESLAREHNEEYEAALRRAVALEIPQAAYSSSYGTFAEVEKGEGSGSSSGARSSLLSFKRMRERWDNFIERLFDVDESGRMVFKKSST comes from the exons ATGTCAATCCTCTGTGGCGTTCCAATCCTTGAATGCGTGTACTGCCTTGGCTGTGCTCGTTGGCTTTGGAAAAAATGCCTATACTCTGCTGGTCATGAAAGTGAGAACTGGGGCTTAGCCACAGCTGAAGAATTTGCGCCTGTGCCTCGCCTTTGTCGCCTAATCCTATCTGTCTATGAAGATGATCTTCGAAACCCACTTTGGGCGCCGCCGGGAGGCTATGGTATTAATCCTGACTGGGTAGTTGTAAAGAGAACTTATGAAGATACAGGGGGGTGTGCTGCTCCTTACATGATTTACCTTGATCATGATAATGCTGATGTAGTGTTGGCTATTAGGGGGCTTAATTTGGCGAAGGAAAGTGACTATGCAGTTTTACTTGATAATAAATTGGGGCAGACCAAGTTTGATGGTGGTTATGTGCATAATGGGCTATTGAAAGCAGCAAAGTGGGTTTTTGATACAGAGTGTGAGCTTTTGAGGGATTTGGTTGAGATGAATCCAGATTATAGGTTGACTTTTGCTGGACATTCATTAGGTGCAGGGATAGTGTCGCTGATAGTAATGCACGCTGTCCAAAATCGGGATAGATTGGGGAACATTGAGAGGAAGAGGATCAGATGCTTTGCCATGGCTCCTGCTAG GATGATTTCTTACCTCGGACGACCACTGTTCTGGAAGATGTTTACAAATCGATTTTCTGGTAAAAGATA CTTGCCTTGTCTGTTATGCCTAATGTGCTTGAAGGATACTTGCACTCTTGAGGAGAAGATGCTTAAGGATCCAACACGGCTATATGCACCAGGACGGCTATACCATATTGTCGAGAGAAAGCCCTTCAG GATAGGAAGATTTCCACCAGTTGTCAGAACAGCAGTCCCTGTGGATGGGCGCTTTGAGCACCTAGTTCTTTCATGCAATGCGACTTCTGATCATGCCATTATCTGGTTGGAGAGGGAATCTCAAAGGGCTCTTGAT TTGATGCTGGAGAAAGATCGGATCATGGAAATTCCAGCACAACAGCGGATGCAGCGGCAGGAGTCTCTTGCACGTGAGCACAATGAAGAGTATGAGGCAGCACTTCGGAGAGCTGTTGCTTTGGAAATCCCACAGGCAGCCTACTCATCTTCGTATGGAACATTTGCCGAAGTGGAAAAGGGGGAGGGTTCTGGCAGCTCAAGTGGGGCACGTTCATCACTGTTGTCATTTAAGAGAATGAGGGAACGCTGGGACAACTTTATAGAGCGTCTTTTTGATGTGGATGAATCTGGTCGAATGGTGTTCAAGAAGTCTTCCACATAG
- the LOC7496966 gene encoding LOW QUALITY PROTEIN: beta-amylase 7-like (The sequence of the model RefSeq protein was modified relative to this genomic sequence to represent the inferred CDS: inserted 1 base in 1 codon), translating into MATDIQKLRGXSEEDDDEEMGMDVKEEDDDNRGKLIAAQMMVGMDGGMTSNSSNNQFQHHQQFQEHVSSPGGGTRMSRPLEEKERTKLRERHRRAITARILAGLRRHGNYNLRVRADINDVIAALAREAGWVVLPDGTTFPSRSQGSRPAGGTSAAVTSSSSHLVSQPTPPGSLGGVSPGHRTSVEYNSCRMKGAFIPNPSPYDLSASTQSQTPGMVGEGREQTESDPRVGGSMDTINDKQIVDIPPIPKLPEQDFAGSPFIPVYVMLPLGAINMKCELVDPDGLLKQLKVLKSANVDGVMVYCWWGIVEAHAPQEYNWNGYKRLFQMVHELKLKLQVVMSFHECGGNVGDDVCIPLPNWVAEIGRSNPDIFFTDREGRHNPECLSWGIDKERVLRGRTAIEVYFDYMRSFRAEFDEFFVDGIISMVEVGLGPCGELRYPSCPVKHGWRYPGIGEFQCYDKYFLKSLKKTAEVRGHPFRARGPDNAGSYNSQPHETGFFCDGGEYDGYYGRFFLNWYARILVDHGDRVLSLAKLAFEGTRIAVKLLGIHWWYKTSSHAAELTAGFYNPCNHDGYAAIVAMLKKHGAVLNFSCSELWTVDQQVDFAEAHADPEGLVWQVLNAAWDVGTPVAGENALPCYDRVTYNKILDNAKPLSDPDGRHFLSFTYLRLSPLLMERQAYMEFERFVKRMHGDAVLDLQV; encoded by the exons atGGCAACAGATATTCAAAAATTAAGAG CaagtgaagaagatgatgatgaagaaatggGCATGGACGTTAAAGAGGAAGATGATGACAATAGAGGGAAGCTTATTGCTGCACAAATGATGGTAGGAATGGACGGAGGGATGACATCAAATAGTAGTAATAATCAGTTTCAACATCACCAGCAATTTCAAGAACATGTTAGCTCTCCAGGGGGAGGAACTCGAATGTCAAGGCCgctagaagaaaaggagaggacAAAGCTAAGAGAGCGGCATCGGAGGGCAATCACAGCGAGGATCTTGGCAGGATTAAGGAGGCATGGTAATTACAATCTTAGGGTTAGAGCTGATATAAATGATGTAATTGCTGCTTTGGCGAGGGAAGCTGGCTGGGTTGTTCTTCCAGATGGAACCACCTTTCCTTCAAGATCTCAG GGCTCAAGGCCTGCAGGTGGCACTTCTGCTGCCGTAACATCATCATCTTCACATCTGGTGTCACAACCGACTCCACCTGGTTCCCTCGGAGGAGTCTCTCCTGGTCATCGGACCTCGGTTGAGTACAATTCATGCCGTATGAAAGGTGCTTTTATACCCAACCCCTCACCTTATGATCTATCTGCAAGCACTCAGTCACAAACCCCAGGAATGGTGGGAGAAGGAAGAGAACAAACAGAGAGTGATCCTCGTGTTGGTGGCTCCATGGACACTATAAATGACAAGCAG ATTGTTGACATACCTCCAATTCCAAAGCTACCAGAGCAGGATTTTGCTGGCAGTCCATTCATACCGGTTTATGTGATGCTACCA TTGGGTGCCATAAATATGAAGTGTGAGCTGGTTGATCCAGATGGCCTATTGAAGCAGCTCAAGGTATTgaaatctgccaatgttgatgGTGTTATGGTTTACTGCTGGTGGGGCATAGTAGAGGCTCACGCTCCTCAAGAGTACAACTGGAATGGTTACAAGAGGCTCTTCCAGATGGTGCATGAACTCAAGCTCAAGTTACAG GTTGTGATGTCATTTCATGAATGTGGAGGCAATGTTGGTGATGATGTTTGTATTCCCCTGCCAAATTGGGTGGCAGAAATTGGACGCAGTAATCCTGACATTTTCTTCACCGATAGAGAAGGAAGGCACAACCCGGAATGTCTTTCATGGGGAATCGACAAAGAACGAGTGTTAAGAGGTCGTACTGCTATTGAG GTGTACTTTGACTACATGAGAAGCTTCCGAGCAGAATTTGATGAATTCTTTGTGGATGGTATCATCTCCATGGTTGAAGTTGGACTCGGTCCTTGTGGGGAGCTACGGTACCCTTCTTGTCCTGTGAAGCATGGCTGGAGATATCCTGGCATTGGTGAATTTCAG TGTTATGATAAATATTTTCTGAAAAGCTTAAAGAAGACAGCGGAAGTAAGGGGACATCCATTCCGGGCTAGGGGACCAGATAATGCTGGCTCCTATAATTCCCAGCCACATGAAACTGGTTTCTTCTGTGATGGAGGGGAATATGATGGGTATTATGGCAGGTTCTTCCTTAATTGGTATGCTAGGATTTTAGTTGATCATGGTGATCGGGTACTTTCTTTGGCAAAGTTAGCTTTTGAAGGCACTCGAATTGCTGTGAAG CTATTAGGTATTCATTGGTGGTACAAGACATCCAGTCATGCTGCTGAATTAACTGCTGGGTTCTACAACCCATGCAATCATGATGGCTATGCTGCAATTGTTGCAATGCTAAAGAAGCACGGGGCTGTTTTAAACTTCTCGTGTTCTGAATTGTGGACAGTAGACCAGCAAGTGGACTTTGCAGAGGCACATGCAGATCCTGAGGGATTAGTATGGCAA GTGCTGAATGCTGCATGGGATGTTGGCACACCAGTTGCTGGCGAGAACGCTCTTCCATGCTATGACAGGGTCACGTATAACAAGATTCTGGATAACGCCAAGCCATTGAGTGATCCGGATGGAAGacattttttgtcttttacttACCTTAGGCTCAGTCCACTTCTAATGGAGAGACAAGCCTACATGGAATTTGAACGCTTTGTTAAGAGAATGCATG GGGATGCCGTTCTTGATCTCCAGGTATAG